In a single window of the Maridesulfovibrio bastinii DSM 16055 genome:
- a CDS encoding amidohydrolase family protein has translation MRIDVHTHAMHPKISAKVVNKLDDYYHIHPVGNGRVDDLLKRAENAGLDKVVIHTAATEPAQVIPANNWSIQMMESDPHIISFGTMHPDYQEPEKEFARLERHGIKGLKFHPDFQGFWMNDPKFYEILEMIQGRFIAMFHVGDRKPPEKNPSCPIKLAEIHRNFPDLTIIAAHMGGIFHWKWSAEYLAGSNVYMDTSSAMPYIDDDSLQTILKKHPHEKLLFGSDYPLFDPGESMRFLQQKLHLTDSQLERHLCSAEKLFQ, from the coding sequence ATGCGTATTGATGTCCACACTCACGCTATGCACCCCAAAATATCGGCCAAAGTAGTTAACAAACTGGATGATTACTATCATATTCACCCAGTAGGAAACGGTCGTGTTGATGATCTTCTTAAAAGAGCTGAGAATGCAGGGCTGGACAAAGTTGTAATCCATACCGCGGCGACAGAACCAGCTCAGGTTATCCCGGCAAACAACTGGTCCATACAGATGATGGAATCTGATCCGCATATAATTTCATTTGGGACCATGCATCCTGATTATCAGGAACCGGAAAAAGAGTTCGCCAGACTTGAACGCCATGGCATTAAGGGATTAAAATTCCACCCTGATTTTCAAGGTTTCTGGATGAATGATCCTAAATTCTATGAAATTTTAGAGATGATTCAGGGAAGATTTATAGCAATGTTCCATGTTGGAGATAGAAAACCTCCTGAAAAAAATCCCTCATGCCCGATCAAGCTTGCAGAAATTCATCGTAACTTCCCGGACCTTACTATAATCGCGGCCCACATGGGTGGAATATTTCACTGGAAATGGTCAGCTGAATATCTGGCCGGTTCAAATGTTTACATGGATACATCAAGTGCAATGCCGTACATTGATGACGACTCTTTACAAACAATTCTAAAAAAACATCCGCATGAGAAGCTCCTATTCGGAAGCGACTACCCTCTTTTTGATCCGGGCGAATCAATGCGATTTTTACAACAGAAACTCCACCTGACTGACAGCCAGCTTGAAAGGCATCTCTGCTCTGCTGAAAAACTGTTCCAATAA
- a CDS encoding cytochrome c3 family protein, translating into MKTPFVYVVMAVVFAVLIVIYATGNNHISDEIAHISDESVEVTNPKLVVNFPVNLEFKRPAPLGVTRFPLVNFSHFDHQSLNCVKCHHTWDGKSAIKSCASTGCHDELKHKGEDNSYFKAFHTATSDRSCRGCHRKLNKEGKTDLQITPCANNICHVKK; encoded by the coding sequence ATGAAGACGCCTTTTGTTTATGTGGTCATGGCGGTTGTCTTTGCCGTCTTGATTGTGATTTACGCTACAGGCAACAATCATATCAGTGATGAAATAGCCCACATCTCTGATGAAAGCGTTGAAGTCACCAACCCTAAGCTTGTTGTTAATTTTCCTGTAAATCTTGAGTTTAAACGTCCTGCTCCTCTTGGAGTTACACGTTTTCCTCTTGTGAATTTTTCACATTTTGACCATCAGAGTCTTAACTGTGTGAAATGCCACCATACATGGGATGGTAAGAGTGCTATCAAGAGCTGTGCTAGTACCGGCTGTCATGATGAGCTCAAGCACAAGGGAGAGGATAATTCATACTTTAAGGCTTTCCACACAGCTACAAGTGATCGCAGCTGTCGTGGCTGTCACAGAAAGCTGAATAAGGAAGGAAAGACAGATCTTCAGATCACCCCGTGTGCAAACAATATCTGTCATGTAAAAAAATAA